gccctgtggcctgttgcgtgtgtcctttctccatctcactgtctcTGGTTGCCCAGTGACCATATTTTAGAATTCCTCTGAGCTTCTTTCTGTACACATTGCTATTTggcctggttttggctgggatagacttagttttctttctcatagccggtatagtgttacgttttggatttagtatgagaagaatgtcggtaacacactgatgttttccgttgttgccaagtatttatactaagtcaatTTATACTAAgtttaaactaagtcaaggatttctcagcttctcatgcccagccagcaagaaggctggaggggcacaagaagttgcgaggggacacggccaggaaagctgacccaaactggccaaaggggtattccatactgtgtgacgtcatgctcagtatataaactgggggcagctGGCCTGCGGGGCAGGGGTGATATCACTGCTCAGGAAccgactgggcatcggtcagcgagcggtgagcagttgcattgtgcatcacttgctttgtacattccaattcttctattattattattattattgccattttattattgttgttgttatcattattattttcttcctttctgtcctgttaaactgttcttatctcaacccatgagtttttcacacacccccccccgccccccgattctctccccccttccccctcgGTGGGGAGGAAGTaggtgagcggctgtgtggtacttagttactggctggggttaaaccacaacgctATTCTTTTTGCTCTccagctctctttttttctggctctgtgtccctatttcttaatttttccctctctgccctgtagcgtGTAGCTATGCGGTTTGGTTTGTGTTGTtccaccccgccgccgccgcccccgccccagcccttccctccacCGTTTGCTGTCCGGGCTCCCTGACTCTGTTGtttcattcttccctctctgccctgttctTTGACACTTTTttgtctctctccatctctgtccaactccctgcccctgttctgctttcctccctctctgtcatgctgcccgTCCCAGGTTtttcctgcatctccatcctgcttcCCCGCCGCCCTTCTCGGTCGGTCTCCGTGCCGCTCCCCCTCCCGCTTCGTGctgcctcttttcctctctccctgctgcttctttctccatcCCCGTCGGCCTCCCTGTCCCCGTCCTTCTCTCTGGGACCCGCTCCCTGCTTTCTCGCTACACCCCCGCTGTCCAGCCAGCTGccgcttttctcctctcttctagtgTCCTGCTCCTCGTTTTTGGCAGCCTTCGCCTCTGCCCGGCAGCCCATCGCTCCGGGAGCCAGCCGGCCGACCGTGCGTTCCCCGACGGACCGACGAGCGTGGCTCTGGGACCGACTGCCGAGGtatcccaggggcagggggagcgtcgggggggccccgagccccggagcagactcgctggcaggactcgttaggtgCACAACTGACTGAATAAACACTGGCCGTCCGTCCCctttgccctccgggctgcgtttgcgctccctttgcacggggcgaggggccgtgagggagcccggagaggaggaggtgaggcgctgggggggtcgggccatgccccttcgttcctgctgggctccagctgcgggccggggctggaggagccccaggtgcgggcagtgaggctgatggcgacggcccctccctggaaagggggggctgccgggggaggggccgcggcggggccggtgggagcccaggcaggcgcagagcagagcagagcggtggctaggctgcggctgcccctcgggagaaggtgagcggggccgggcgcccctcggaccgcgaacgtcccaggcgggggtggcccgggggaggtgggggccgcctgtgccgaggccgggggggccggggccctgggggctcacggtgggccgggagcacgtgggccggggggggcccgggccccgtggcggggctgcgcaatcgcccggcgggtcccggggaaagccccgaggaggacggcggggtccgtgtcggacgcgcggagcggcagcggggcggggccgcgccgtgccggagcggcggcggaaGCGCGCCGGacctgcccggagcggcgctgggggctcggcggggactgcggctgcgcagGCGTGGGGGtaggcggaaacggaagcggcgtcccctcggggcatgccgggagctgtagtttccgcggactcggcggccgggcagcctcgtggctctcgggcgcggcgtagtcctcgctgctgctgccgccgcggcccccggagtgcgaccaggtcagactcaggagcgttgccggtttcgcgtggttttccgcgggcttcccgctgcgcccgctccccggccagccctcccgggcgcatgcgccgtcctgcgcgtggggcagcccggcgttcgcgcgccggctccggcccctccggcgcatgcgcggtccccgggagcagcgtggcggtgcgcgggtctcggcggcagcgggcgagcgccgggaccgcgggtgaggcgagcgatcccctccggcgaggacgaggggtgcctcctgcccgctggccgcccggggctggcgggacgggaagccgcgaagcggccgccgcggcaggctgccggtccgccggaggcgagccgggccagggcagcgccggggagttccccgagagccggtagaagggaagaggggacggaggcgggcaccccccaggcgcggccagcggccgcctgcccgagtcgccagagctcccccggccccgctcggcccgtgcggctgcccccagctccagcccctcccctgaagcctgcgctgtagccgcaggcagcccccgagccctgtcgtgagggcagcaagctggccctgcggtggtctcgagtctcccttaacgtgggtgccgttagcagcggcgcggggaacgagcggcgtctgcggaagcccctgcggaaggaggggctccggccagggtcgagctgcggtaataacggtcactgctgcctctttccctctcccagaggccacgctgtgggtgcggttgtccgttcgtcccctggggatgccgttgactgcagcagcctcaggcttgcgtgggctgtctctgcctggcctccctctcctcgcggcgcgggagcgcagagggacaggcggagcgcttactggctgtgggcaggagctgcagaagctggagaggccacagaaaggtaaagaagaagaagcagaaggccgtctggctggcagctgcctcccgctgcaggcaagagagagcctgcctctccgggtgtgggagcatccctcctcgtagtccacagcaggtcagaccgccaacGTGCACCACAGGGTCTGTATGCATCACCAACAGCATGGTACGGCCGCATAGTGTGCAAGtgagcgaggctacgtgtctgGGAAGCCTCGTCTTATAAAAGCTGTGATACATCCATGTATTCTTTTAGGTGGAGGATGGCCAAGCGACtggagttccagaagaggaagggaggagagaaggagaaagaaacgTCTGAactgggaaaggcttctggcagtgccgagagcaagagctgtggtgagtcccagtccctccctgcccctctcttcCCAAgctgctgtgacttttttttttccccttccctgtacctctcctcttctgcctattctcttgtcctgctccttcttcctctctccctttttctcttgtttgactgctcccttttttttttttttttcccctctctgggttcttgtcctgctccctctccctcctttttttcatcctctgtctctctcctgcagcccataggtgttttttttccttttccatctgtcctggtttcagctgggatagttaattgtcttcctagcagctggtatagtgctatggttttgagtttggtatgagaagaatgttgatgacacactgatgttttcagttgttgctaagtaatgtttagtctaaagtcaaggatttttcagcttctgatgcccagccaacaagaaggctggaggggcacaagaggttgggaggggggacaggcagggcagctgacccaaagtggccaacagggtgtcccataccatgtgacatcatgcccagtatataaactgcggggagtggggctgggggaattgccgctcggggcctaactgggcattggtcggtgggtggtgagcaatcgcgttgtgcatcacttgtatattccaatccttttactattgtcattttattagtgttatcattattagtttcttcttttctgttctattaaaccattcttattttaacccacaagttttactactTTTTCCCAATTCtatcccccatcccgctgggtgggggggagtgagtgagcagctgtgtggtgcttagttgctggctggggttaaaccacgacaccatctgtttgtcctgatctgcatccatctctttttcccccacaatttctctggcctgttccttggcattcttttcctctctgtgcctgtacgtgccgctcggtgtccctgccttcctatctctccctccttccttctctttttctctctatccctttgtcttgctcactgttgctggttttgttttgtgttttgtttttttttttttattctgtatctcactgtcctggtcctccttcctgttcatctcttactctctctgaccctttgtgctgctccctggcccttttttattcatcttctgtctctctgcagggctcctaatacctgtctctctttctccaacCCCCTatgcttctcacggtctctgtctttctctgtctcttgtcattattcttgTCTGTCGCtgtgtcttgcttcctgtcctgTCATTTCTTCCTGTGTCCCTTTGTCCCACTCCCTGCCCATATtcatattcctctctgtcctgttgaccatcccagttttttatctccatcctgccgctgtcctgattcttctttctctgcccagctccctgtccctccttctgtctcttttcctctgtccctgctgcctatttctccatctctgtccacatccctgtccctttcccccctgccctgctgtccctctgccctgcttcctctcactatcttttctgtctttgtccCATTCCCTCTCCTATCCTGTCTAACTgtatccccctgtccagctagctgtcccttctctccttcctgtcatcttcagttttttttactttctccgtatctctctcctgctgcccatcactgttgtttttttcccctccaatgctggcctgctctctgtcccttttttctctctctgtccttctgtcatgcTCCCTGTGTCTGTTTTTTAGttccttcatctctgtcctgcagcccatcactatttttcttctcctcttccatccctttgtcctgctccctgtccttgtctctttcccttggttctgcctcccatccttttttccttttttgctccatctctctgtcctgctccctatcccctctcactctttctctgtttctctgtcctcctccttgcctttccccccattctctgtcttgttccctcttcggtaatttttgttttctgtcactctgtcctgctccctgtcactgttttttctcaatccatctctgtcctgcagctcagtgcttttttcccttctccagctatctgtcctgctgcccatcctAGGCTTTTTCTCTTCCGTTTCTGTCCTACTCCCTGTCTCTTCTTTTTGCCTGTCTTCCACTTTGTCCTgcctccctgtcccttttttctctctctgtatcaccttgtcttgctccctgtctttctctgacaatctgtgtcctgctccttgtccccacCCACCCCTGTCTCCCATCCCTcttcctgtctcttttctctttctatccttctgccccaatgcttctttctccacctctgtcctgctccctgccccttgtttcctctcactgtccCTCTGTTCTGCCTCCTGTCCCtggtttttctgtctttatttccctgtcccactgcctgtCTGGTCATTTGTTGCTATACCTCCCTATCCAACCAGCTCTgactttttccctctctctcctcctctttcttgctACCTGGCCCTTTATCTTCCTCTGCCTCTGTCCtctagcccattgctgtttttttaattttcccttcttgGTCTCTTTGTACCGATCtgaccctttctttctttctcaatccctttgtgctgttccctgtcctttttctctctctgtctgtgtGTTCTGTACCCTGTCCctgtccttctccctcctttctccctcctctcctttcctccccaatctctctatccctctgtcctgttCACTGGCCCTATGTTTTCTTGTGCCATCTCTTTGCAGGGCTTCTCGtccttattatttttcttgattttttccaCCTTTCTGACCTTATCCGactaccttcctttccctctctgctcctcagtcttctcccttgtcttatttttctttctagttctctccagctctccaccactattttctttctccatttctctgctctgctgctcattcctctctttctttttgcatcctgctgtgctgctcaccattcgtccttccctccctccctctttctctgtcatTATACTTGGGTCCCTTGTTGTCTCTCCAGGACCtgtctgtcctgctccccatccctaattttccttttccatttctgcgTCCTGCTCtcggtccctgtttttcctctggctccatctccctgtcATTCTCCCCGTTGCTCTCACTTgttctctatcccagtgtcctgctccccatccctctggttttttctctgtatcccatagtccttgagaagctggcgtctcatggcttggataagtgtactcttcgctgggtgaaaaactggctggatggatgatcccagagggtagtggtgaatggggtgaaatccagttggcggcgggtcactagtggtgttccccagggcttggtgttgggccctgttctgtttaatatctttattgatgatttggatgaggggatcgagtgcaccctcagcaagtttgcagacgacaccaagttgggaggcagggtcgatctgctcgagggtagggaggctttacagagagatctggacaggctggattgatgggctgaggccaatcgtatgaagttcaacaaggccaagtgccgggtcctgcacttgggtcacagcaaccccatgcagcgctacaggcttggggaagagtggctggaaagctgcccggcagagaaagacctggagAAGTGccggtcaacagccggctgaatatgagccagcagtgtgcccaggtggccaagaaggccagcggcatcctggcctgtatcagaaatagtgtggccagcaggagcagggaggtgattgttcccctgtactgggcactggtgaggccgcacctcgagtactgtgttcagttttgggcccctcactgcaggaaagacatggaggtgctggaatgtgtccagagaagtgcaaccaagttggtgaggggcctggagcacaggtcttatgaggagcggctgagggagctggggctgtttagtctagagaagaggaggctgaggggagaccttatcgctctctacaactacctaaaggggggttgtagtgaggtgggtgctggtctcttctgtcaggtggctggagataggacgagaggaaatggcctcaagttgaggcaagggaggtttaggttggatattaggaaaaatttctttaccgagagggttgtcaggcattggaataggctgcccagggaagcagttgagtcaccatccctggaggtattaaaaaagtgagtagacagggtacttcaggacatggtttagtgggcatggttgatggttggactcgatgatcttgaaggtcttttccaacctaaatgattctatgattttcttgCTCCCTGTCCCTCACTTGTCTTCTGTatgcctctctccttcctcctgtccttccttccccctgcccccctctctggcctgctgcttgtcactcttgttttctttctcttgctgtctgtctgggttctgtcactctgtcttaatCTGTATCCattgttcccccctgccccgtccTTCTTCCAGCCTGTGTTTtcctctctctatccctctgcccgtaatgcttctttctccatctctcagtcctgctccctggcccttttgttttggtgtttttttttttttccctcaccatctgtcctgcttcctctccctggtttttctgcctttatgcctctgtcctgctgcctgtctCATTGTTTCTAGTTATAACCCCCTGTCCAGCCAGctgtcccttttttcctttctctcttccctactCTGGCCCtactttttcttcatctgtctctGTCTAGCAGCccatcactgtttttttttccccttctccatctcTTGTCTTAATCTACATCtggttcccccctccccaccaccctcagtccctctgtcctgttccttatccagctttttgtctttccatgtcccacgctctatccccatcttttttttcctctgtccctccttcctttcccctcctcccttttctctaCATCCCTTTGCCCTGTTGCTCAtcagtgttttttccttccattccgCTGTCCTGTTCCCTCTCCCTCACTTCTCTGTCAATCCCTCTGTCTTGTTGCggatcattatttttgctgtctgcatcccactgccctgcttcccattcatctcttttgtctctcttctgtgctgctccccagcagtattttgtctttctccagcacTCGCCTCGTTTtctctctgtcattctttccGCTTCCCTGTACCTCTCTCTGCAATCtcgtgtcctgctccttgtccctcTCTGTGTATCTATTCCCTGCTGTCCTGGTCCCCGTCCCTCTCCttgcctctctctccctgtccctgtttgttctttctttccctctctgttcccttgttttattttttgcttcacagccctccgtcctgctccccgtcGCTGTATTGAACATGGCCGGGACGCCCGGGCGGGGCCAGCAGAGCGGCAGCGGCTGCCCCAGGTTCTGCTCCGCTCCGGGCCGTGAGGGAGCGGGAGGCGCGGCGGGTGGCGGAGGTGGGATCCCCCGGCCGGAGCCTCCGCGGGCGGGTCCGGGCTCTGCtctcccggggccggcgggggcggaAGCTGCCCCGGGGTCGTCGTGGGGGGGTTCGGGGCCGAGCCCGTGTCCGGCcgggagggagcaggggcagcCCCATCCCGTCCCCGGCTGCTCCTCGCTGGGGCCGGGCGGCCTCTGCCGCTCCTGGCACGGGTCGGGCAGcggtggccgggggggggggggctcctgcGGCGGCGGGTGGGTCCCGGTGCCCGCAGGGGCGGGGAAGGGCCCCGGCTGCTGCCGGCGGGCGGTcctggagcggggctgggggtggctgggcccggctccCCGCAGGGGTGCTTTGGCTGGGGTGTTTGGGGTGCGTGCCCAGCGCTGACAGTGATGctggggaaataaagcctgaaacggcagCAATGAAGTGacaccctgcctgtgctggggctgctctgtAGAGGTGTGGGGCTGGGCCCTTTGCAGTTCctgagcactccccaaaactgcgtgtggggccccgggggtgcaggacTGTGGGGTGGCTACACTCCCCCCAGCATTTCCCACGGGGACTGCAAAGGGGGTCAGCTGGTTTGGGGGCCAGAAATGGAGAcccaagttttctgttcctggggcttgaaaACAGGCTCGTGAGGCTGATTGTGGGGCTCAGAAACAGACCAAGCTGCGTGGCTTTGGGCTCAGAAACAGACCAAGCTGCGTGGCTTTGGGCTCAGAAACAGACCAAGCTGCGTGGCTTTGGGCTCAGAAACAGACCAAGCTGCGTGGCTTTGGGCTCAGAAACAGACCAAGCTGCGTGGCTTTGGGCTCAGAAACAGACCAAGCTGCGTGGCTTTGGGCTCAGAAACAGACCAAGCTGCGTGGCTTTGGGCTCAGAAACAGACCAAGCTGCGTGGCTTTGGGCTCAGAAACAGACCAAGCTGCGTGGCTTTGGGCTCAGAAACAGACCAAGCTGCGTGGCTTTGGGCTCAGAAACAGACCAAGCTGCGTGGCTTTGGGCTCAGAAACAGACCAAGCTGCGTGGCTTTGGGCTCAGAAACAGAGGTCTGGCCCTGCGTTTTttggccttgagaacaggctcggcagctgggttttttggccttgagaacaggctcggcagcggGGTTTTttggccttgagaacaggctcggcagcggGGTTTTTTGGCTCCTAAATGGGCACTGAGTCAGCTGGTTTGTGGGCCAAAAGCAGAAGCCGGCTTGGCTGGTTCTGCAGGTGGGTGAGAGGCAGGTGAGTGGGAGGGTGTTGGGGGCTGTGGGggaaagcagggggtgggcagggggcatggaccctccccggagatgggggtctggttgcgTCGGACCCCGAAGTTCAGGAGGCCGGCACGCAGCGGCCTGAACTTAACATCTACAAAGGTCTCTGGGGGGAAAGGTGCTTTTCAGACACCACGTGCCGCCTTTGACTCCAGCTCTTCTTTCTATGCTGCTTAGAATAGTCGTTAAGTAATTAATTGCACaaactaatgaatatttatacagcATATAACTATGATGTTTAATCCTGATACTAAAGTTTTGACAGCAATTGATTTACAACCTTATCGAAAGCCCAGGCTGTTGCAcgtagctggagcttgtaaggagaagcagctgaaatcagccggagcttcagtgtggagctggggcttcagtgagccagaactgtagcaagcgggagctggaacgaggcggggtgtctgctgtctggagcgtgcattagccagaggcaaaagtacctgcggctgtaacgagcaggagccgcgatgagctggagcgtcttttcgctggagcgtccgtcggccagaccgcgctcccagcacggctgaagagcggccgggcgcaggcagggctgtccgcagcgagcggctccgagcagcagggaggtgagttgtccttctgccagcggggagcccggcctcttcccccGGGGATGCGATCCATGCcatgctcctctctctgcgtggagggtctcgcccggtccgttcccgcgggcagaagcgaggtgggggtcccccggctctcctggggcagccccccccccccgcgaggggccgcgggcgaggtgtcgtcgtcccctcggtaccgggcaaaggggagacaaaccggccggtgggagctcctggggtcttttcaccgttggctgggtgtgacaagcaggttcatttctttgtctcctcttttcccagtgtcaccttccgcaTCACATGAAGAAAATCCTGCATGGTTGTAATCGCACATATCGGGCTGAGGGAGCAGGGAGAAACGTTTGCGAATTCGAGGGCACTACGGATACTCCGCATCAAATgcatagaaaaggcaaatttgctgctagtgcagaaaagctgatgaaaaattgCCATTAACAGAGCATGCCCTGTTCCTGAattggtcccttgatatgtttctgtttcaggtgaaagaatgAACTTTCATCTACGATAAaatcagagctgcctgttagcttctttagggttgagtgtttctcttctctgttcatactgattttatgggcaagttggagatagccttttatttttttatgtataactaaatttttaggaatatgtggtgtccctatAGTTCatttttgagcacctagatgccagtaggaATGTAATGaatgaaacatgatggaaactggtacttaaacttgatttttatttgattttttttttcatttgagtggTGATGGCATGTTGTCCcatggcacaatccccattccgttcagcagagtcttcagtctaggacttttaagtaaaaaagtttgtccttccaaaagaCTGGTCATTCATAGGACTGAGGCATAGACTTGGAGAGTTGCTTAAGTACGTGAttggaattaaagccaactttcacttaatgttgctgctgttggtctttgctttcattgctttctccaccactctgtcatggttgggagctctgaatcgtaatttttttcagtctctaacacattttttttttttctccccaaaaaggAGAGGCAAtgtctaaaagttaattagtttcctcacaaatgcgtgagtatataaaatttgagttatgatgattaaaaccacgAAAATGACACCAGTCTtacagatctggactatttctgaacaggcattcctCACACGCAAATGCCATCAGGGTACAGATCACCTGCACTTCATGCTCTGACAAGACAATATGCTGAgacagggatgagctctgaacgaaaaaaaaagatacagggttatgggtttgttttgttgttctttgtttttaaagagtgcaatATTGACCGGTGCCAGcatgcagagctcttctgctgcctgacctctccttctcttttgtggctgtaattgtcatttggataattgtagaagagtaattaagttacttgcctctgtaaATGTGCtggaaccagtagtgaataacttggctacaagtagaatttctgaaggaagaacagcagcagcaacaggaagcaaatagcaagtgaccaaaaatttgcgtgtgtcaaacgcatcaaagctttattgccaaatgttgtttggcagtatgttccaaatggcttttttttggtaaacgtaaattttcaggaagttcagggttgtgtgtggcaaaacgtgtccctctgcgtacgcgtcctgctacgtaaatagcatgggtcaatggcaagtccagcggcagggctgctGTTCCCTACTCTCGATGTTGCCGTAGTAGtgttgcggtattgagaccttaacggacgggctgaggaatggaaggagaatgcccgttttctgtaagggctcagaatgccgacccttttcgctgcctgccgctcccctgtgcgtgagatgaagctgttttatttttctcccttgttcctggtctaaatatttctggagctgttgctgctgtgggtttgcaatttgtgttactgcgtttttgtagcattctagcgatggtcatttctactgtggcgaagcatcgagatacggttttcggtttaaagcatcagaaactacgttcaccgaaaccggtaactcGCGGCGTAGGTGAAGCCAATCTGGCacgtgcagctgtgctcgcagggatgctcggtggctcctcatcaaaacggcaaggtgtgtgtgtgtggacatctgtagggttgcgctctgggtccgagagcgttaacgtatttttgctgttggaagatggaatggagcgtgtgcctgttaaatctcagggcagtcaaaagctaggagggaccctgagcgggtttggtggcacaactgcggttttaaaagatcttgaccgtttggagcaacagcctggaaaaaatcattccttttttgcaacgaggcagttcacaaggacagatgtgttgctgtgctctttagcaaaaatactcaacttaggacatatagggtgatgaagtcttggctatactaaggcttgagaaaatgtatgtaggtgtctctgtctgtcacctgcgtgtatctaggaaagtgagttctagtgaaactaaagttaccaatgagtcaaaaaaaaaaaaaaaaaaaaaaggcacggttgtctgaaaaatgcaaaagctttagtggcctgtgtcaacaactgtaccgaagatgatgcaaaaatactttttgctctgctcagtcgtactgtcttcacaaaccttcacaaaaaaaggcagctttggattcctacccagttttatgctaaagttttgttttgtttttttgtttgttggggttttttttttcccctctctcaggtggatgtcagctgccaccatttcactgtggttgccc
This region of Harpia harpyja isolate bHarHar1 chromosome 1, bHarHar1 primary haplotype, whole genome shotgun sequence genomic DNA includes:
- the LOC128139577 gene encoding uncharacterized protein LOC128139577 isoform X2; its protein translation is MPLTAAASGLRGLSLPGLPLLAARERRGTGGALTGCGQELQKLERPQKGGGWPSDWSSRRGREERRRKKRLNWERLLAVPRARAVVDVSCHHFTVVALSSAVKVQDRWKDSVVVCKYKEYSTTLLR
- the LOC128139577 gene encoding uncharacterized protein LOC128139577 isoform X1; its protein translation is MLPVPGFSCISILLPRRPSRSVSVPLPLPLRAASFPLSLLLLSPSPSASLSPSFSLGPAPCFLATPPLSSQLPLFSSLLVSCSSFLAAFASARQPIAPGASRPTVRSPTDRRAWLWDRLPRYPRGRGSVGGAPSPGADSLAGLVRGHAVGAVVRSSPGDAVDCSSLRLAWAVSAWPPSPRGAGAQRDRRSAYWLWAGAAEAGEATERWRMAKRLEFQKRKGGEKEKETSELGKASGSAESKSCGGCQLPPFHCGCPFFCRESTRQMERFRSGLQVQGFPRKHQQPCN